Proteins from a single region of Pseudomonas sp. 10S4:
- a CDS encoding NAD-dependent epimerase/dehydratase family protein codes for MTLSNKVLVLGATGGIGGEVARQLRDAGWQVQALQRGLTQSSETREGILYLRGDAMNRADVMHAAQGCSVLVHAVNPPGYRRWNEWVLPMIDNTIAAAQKEGATIVLPGTVYNYGPDAFPLLTEDAAQRPLTRKGKIRVQLEQRLHAATQQGARAIVLRAGDFFGPQSGNNWFSMGLIKPGQAVKHINLPGDPGVGHQWNYLPDVAQTMVQLLNVREGLAPFSTFHMAGHWDADGRQMAAAIARCVEQAGGHAKQRAFPWWLTRLASPFMVTLRELMEMRYLWQQPLRMDNRRLLAVLGTEPHTPLAQAVEATLKGLGCLPQTDR; via the coding sequence ATGACGCTGAGCAATAAGGTTTTGGTACTGGGCGCAACGGGCGGCATCGGCGGCGAAGTGGCGCGTCAGTTGCGCGACGCTGGATGGCAAGTCCAGGCCTTGCAGCGCGGGCTCACGCAGAGCAGCGAAACTCGCGAAGGCATCCTTTATCTGCGAGGCGATGCAATGAATCGCGCGGACGTAATGCACGCCGCGCAGGGTTGCAGCGTGCTGGTCCACGCGGTCAATCCGCCGGGCTATCGTCGCTGGAATGAATGGGTGCTGCCGATGATCGACAACACCATCGCCGCGGCCCAGAAAGAAGGCGCAACCATTGTCTTGCCCGGCACGGTCTACAACTACGGCCCGGACGCTTTCCCGCTGTTGACCGAAGACGCTGCGCAGCGGCCACTGACCCGCAAAGGCAAGATCCGCGTGCAACTCGAACAGCGATTGCACGCCGCGACGCAGCAAGGTGCGCGGGCAATTGTGTTGCGGGCCGGGGATTTCTTTGGTCCGCAGTCCGGCAACAACTGGTTTTCCATGGGCCTGATCAAGCCTGGGCAAGCAGTAAAACACATCAACTTGCCGGGTGATCCTGGCGTCGGTCATCAGTGGAATTATCTGCCGGATGTCGCGCAGACCATGGTGCAACTGCTAAACGTTCGGGAAGGTCTTGCGCCCTTCTCGACCTTCCACATGGCCGGGCATTGGGACGCCGATGGCAGGCAAATGGCCGCAGCCATTGCCCGGTGCGTCGAACAGGCTGGCGGGCACGCCAAACAACGTGCCTTCCCGTGGTGGCTGACGCGTCTGGCCTCCCCCTTCATGGTCACCCTGCGGGAATTGATGGAGATGCGTTACCTGTGGCAACAACCGCTGCGCATGGACAACCGTCGCCTGCTGGCCGTGCTCGGAACAGAACCCCACACGCCGTTGGCTCAAGCGGTTGAAGCCACGTTGAAGGGATTGGGATGTCTTCCTCAGACTGATCGTTGA
- a CDS encoding LysR family transcriptional regulator, giving the protein MTKNIGWELYRSFLAVLSHGSLSAAARALGITQPTVGRHIAELEASFKQTLFTRSRTGLMPTEAAQTLRTYAEAMHSNAAALERAMAGQGQTTGGTVRITASEVIAVEVLPSALAQLRQAYPQLTIELVATNRVQDLLQREADIAVRMTPPKQEQLIARSVGNIEVGLYARADYLSREGTPAMPADLARHTLIGFDTETPFVRAASKHAPGWTREGLSLRADSDLAQLALIRAGAGIGFCQSALAKRDTRLVRVLPEHFPFHLEAWVTMHEDLRNSPRCKVVFDALVQCLLGHTAI; this is encoded by the coding sequence ATGACTAAAAATATCGGTTGGGAACTCTATCGAAGCTTTCTGGCGGTGCTGAGCCACGGCTCGCTGTCGGCTGCTGCCCGTGCGCTGGGCATTACTCAGCCGACCGTGGGCCGGCACATCGCCGAGCTGGAAGCGTCGTTCAAACAAACCCTGTTCACCCGGTCAAGGACCGGGTTGATGCCCACCGAGGCGGCGCAGACCCTGCGCACTTACGCCGAAGCCATGCACAGCAATGCGGCCGCCCTGGAGCGAGCGATGGCCGGGCAGGGGCAAACCACGGGCGGCACGGTGCGTATTACCGCCAGCGAAGTGATTGCCGTGGAGGTGCTGCCATCTGCTTTGGCCCAACTGCGCCAGGCGTATCCGCAACTGACGATTGAACTGGTCGCTACCAACCGCGTGCAGGATTTGTTGCAGCGCGAGGCTGACATCGCGGTGCGCATGACCCCACCGAAACAGGAGCAACTGATTGCGCGCAGCGTCGGCAATATCGAGGTCGGGCTCTATGCGCGCGCCGATTACCTGAGCCGCGAGGGCACGCCGGCGATGCCGGCGGACCTGGCGCGGCACACGTTGATCGGTTTCGATACTGAAACACCGTTCGTGCGCGCTGCCAGCAAGCATGCGCCAGGCTGGACGCGTGAAGGGCTTTCACTGCGCGCCGACAGCGACCTGGCCCAGCTCGCCCTGATCCGCGCGGGCGCGGGCATTGGATTTTGCCAGTCGGCACTGGCCAAACGCGACACCCGCCTGGTGCGGGTATTACCCGAGCACTTCCCCTTCCACCTGGAAGCCTGGGTCACCATGCATGAAGACCTGCGCAACAGTCCGCGCTGCAAAGTGGTCTTCGATGCCTTGGTTCAGTGTTTGCTGGGGCATACCGCTATTTAA
- a CDS encoding cupin domain-containing protein encodes MSQPTVLLLARADGSRVATPFKTLPLNAADPFMDTRQIAWSGADGVSAGIVDAGEVVDIEDFPHTEVIVVHAGHVKLITQEQTLELGVGASAVIGRGTTLRIEAHAGTQWAFCAMSTETPTPGLTFLDPLAMLSPSAAPEPQILIGPAPQCRSRNAFEDAATDLRVGVWDSTPYERHGRAHKLNELMHLIEGSVTLLAPAGSSVTVSTGDSVFVPQGAPCAWKSTRYVRKVYAVK; translated from the coding sequence ATGTCCCAACCTACCGTTCTGCTGTTGGCTCGCGCCGACGGCAGCCGCGTTGCCACGCCTTTCAAAACCCTGCCATTGAATGCGGCCGATCCGTTTATGGATACCCGCCAGATCGCCTGGTCCGGGGCAGATGGTGTATCTGCCGGTATCGTCGACGCAGGCGAAGTCGTTGATATCGAGGATTTCCCGCACACCGAAGTGATCGTGGTGCATGCCGGCCACGTGAAGCTGATAACCCAGGAGCAGACATTGGAACTGGGGGTTGGCGCCAGCGCAGTGATCGGTCGCGGGACCACCTTGCGGATTGAAGCGCACGCCGGCACACAATGGGCCTTTTGTGCCATGAGCACCGAAACACCGACTCCCGGCCTGACCTTTCTCGATCCGCTGGCGATGCTCTCGCCTTCCGCCGCGCCCGAACCGCAAATCCTGATCGGCCCAGCGCCGCAATGCCGGTCGCGCAATGCTTTCGAAGACGCGGCAACCGATCTGCGCGTGGGGGTCTGGGATTCGACGCCTTACGAACGCCACGGCCGGGCGCACAAGCTCAATGAACTGATGCACTTGATCGAAGGCAGCGTGACGCTACTCGCACCCGCCGGATCCAGCGTGACGGTCAGCACCGGCGACAGTGTGTTCGTGCCGCAAGGTGCGCCGTGCGCCTGGAAAAGCACGCGGTATGTGCGCAAGGTGTATGCCGTTAAATAG
- a CDS encoding GNAT family N-acetyltransferase — MSAPQPSAYLYRPMTEADLPAAHALSVQLKWPHRLDDWAMVLRISDGFVALDGERLIGTAFACPQGDFATIGLVIVSDDYQGKGVGRKLMELALEACQSRTPILNATLAGAPLYVSQGFVEFGRIQQCQGLAQAPIPAPLADGEECRPLRETDKPRVLELANAGTGLDRHAVLTDLFDVVEHSVVIERGGQVRAFAILRPYGRGRGIGPVVAENLEQAQHLIAVLLAQVPDTFVRIDIPSDCGLSDWLADAGLKQVDTVAQMARGTPPQAANGVRQFALVTQAIG, encoded by the coding sequence ATGTCCGCCCCGCAACCTTCTGCTTATCTTTATCGCCCGATGACCGAGGCCGATCTCCCGGCAGCGCATGCCTTGTCCGTGCAGTTGAAGTGGCCCCATCGGCTGGACGACTGGGCCATGGTGCTGCGCATCAGCGACGGCTTTGTGGCACTGGATGGCGAGCGTTTGATCGGCACGGCGTTCGCCTGCCCACAAGGCGATTTCGCGACCATCGGTTTGGTGATTGTCAGCGATGATTATCAAGGCAAGGGCGTCGGTCGCAAGCTGATGGAACTGGCGCTTGAGGCGTGCCAATCGCGCACGCCAATCTTGAATGCGACCCTCGCCGGTGCGCCGCTTTATGTCAGTCAGGGTTTTGTCGAGTTTGGGCGGATTCAGCAGTGTCAGGGCTTGGCCCAAGCTCCAATCCCTGCGCCGCTGGCCGACGGAGAAGAATGTCGGCCGCTGCGAGAGACCGACAAGCCTCGTGTGCTGGAACTGGCTAACGCCGGTACCGGACTGGACCGTCATGCAGTGCTCACCGATCTGTTTGATGTCGTCGAGCATTCGGTCGTTATCGAGCGCGGCGGTCAAGTGCGCGCCTTCGCCATACTCCGCCCCTACGGCCGTGGCCGCGGGATTGGCCCGGTAGTCGCAGAAAACCTCGAACAGGCGCAACACCTTATTGCCGTATTGCTGGCTCAAGTGCCGGACACCTTTGTGCGCATCGACATTCCATCGGACTGCGGTTTGAGCGACTGGCTGGCAGACGCCGGCCTCAAGCAAGTCGACACCGTGGCACAAATGGCTCGCGGCACACCGCCGCAAGCGGCCAACGGCGTGCGCCAGTTTGCACTGGTGACCCAAGCCATCGGCTGA
- a CDS encoding aldehyde dehydrogenase family protein gives MDSFDPRFIAVRSAHFIGGKYRDAQPGLEVVRPSDGQVYAGLPIADANLVDEAVNDAWQAFNRSDWASRPPRERARVMRRWADLIEADAEILAPLEAVGSTRPHKDVIAWDIPYVAEGIRFFAELADKHGGQVAATQTDRLGMQIAEPYGVIAAIAPWNFPLSMASWKVAPALAAGNAVVLKPSELTPFSSLRFAELALQAGIPAGIFNVVQGDGRTTGDALCRHPRVGKVTFTGSTATGSSIMSTCALVGPKPVTLELGGKSPQLVFADIPDIAKTARTVALAITGNAGQVCVSGSRLLIQRSIMEPFVAHLQAYFEELRPGPTWSPESTLSPIISRLQASRIDGIVQRSRQAGAEVLTGGGLFEGLGGAYYQPTLLAGLDNENPAVCEEIFGPVLTVQAFDDEEQALSLAAHATYGLAAGVHTADINRALRLVRKLEAGTVWVNRYGRSNDYILPTGGYKRSGIGKDLGREAFEANLRFKSVLIDILQ, from the coding sequence ATGGATAGCTTCGATCCTCGTTTTATCGCTGTGCGCAGCGCTCACTTTATCGGCGGAAAATACCGCGACGCTCAACCGGGACTGGAAGTGGTGCGGCCCTCGGATGGACAGGTGTATGCCGGGTTGCCGATTGCCGATGCCAATCTGGTGGACGAGGCGGTCAACGATGCCTGGCAGGCGTTCAACCGCAGCGATTGGGCCAGCCGTCCACCACGGGAGCGCGCGCGGGTTATGCGCCGTTGGGCCGATCTGATCGAAGCAGATGCCGAGATCCTTGCACCGCTTGAAGCCGTCGGCTCGACCCGTCCGCATAAAGATGTGATCGCGTGGGACATTCCCTATGTCGCCGAAGGCATTCGTTTCTTTGCCGAACTGGCAGACAAGCACGGCGGCCAGGTCGCCGCGACCCAGACCGATCGCCTGGGCATGCAGATCGCCGAACCTTACGGCGTGATCGCGGCCATCGCGCCGTGGAATTTTCCGTTGAGCATGGCCTCCTGGAAAGTCGCCCCGGCGCTGGCCGCAGGAAATGCCGTGGTGCTCAAACCATCGGAACTGACACCGTTCTCCAGCCTGCGCTTTGCCGAACTGGCGTTGCAGGCGGGTATTCCGGCGGGGATTTTCAACGTGGTTCAGGGCGATGGTCGCACCACCGGCGATGCCTTGTGCCGCCACCCGCGTGTGGGCAAGGTGACCTTTACCGGCTCCACCGCCACCGGGTCGAGCATCATGTCGACCTGCGCGCTGGTGGGGCCGAAACCGGTGACCCTGGAACTTGGCGGCAAGAGTCCGCAACTGGTGTTCGCCGATATCCCGGACATCGCCAAAACCGCGCGCACCGTGGCACTGGCAATTACCGGTAATGCCGGACAGGTTTGCGTGTCCGGTTCGCGGCTGCTGATTCAGCGTTCGATCATGGAACCGTTTGTTGCGCACTTGCAGGCGTACTTCGAGGAGCTGCGTCCTGGCCCGACCTGGTCGCCGGAAAGCACGCTGTCGCCGATCATTTCCCGGCTTCAGGCCAGTCGTATTGACGGCATCGTCCAGCGTTCGCGCCAGGCCGGGGCTGAAGTGCTGACCGGTGGCGGATTGTTTGAAGGTTTGGGCGGTGCTTATTACCAGCCGACGCTGCTGGCCGGCCTCGATAATGAAAACCCGGCAGTCTGCGAGGAAATCTTCGGCCCGGTGCTGACCGTGCAGGCATTCGATGACGAAGAACAGGCGCTGAGCCTGGCTGCCCACGCGACTTATGGCTTGGCGGCGGGTGTGCACACTGCCGACATCAATCGCGCCTTGCGCCTGGTCCGCAAGTTGGAAGCAGGCACAGTCTGGGTCAACCGTTATGGCCGCAGTAACGACTACATCCTGCCGACTGGCGGCTACAAACGCTCAGGCATCGGCAAGGACCTGGGCCGCGAAGCGTTCGAAGCCAACCTGCGCTTTAAAAGCGTGCTGATCGACATCCTCCAATAA
- a CDS encoding haloacid dehalogenase type II: MSFLRPKFITFDCYGTLTNFHMGTMTREIFAERVPAEQMDQFVKDFSAYRLDQVMGDWMPYDEILKTALARTCKRWGIEYRDEGQLYYDAVPTWGPHPDVPAGLSKIADKIPLVIFSNASDSQIMSNVDKLGAPFHKVFTAEQAQAYKPRLAAFEYMLDNLNCGPEDILHVSSSFRYDLMPAHDMKIKNKAFVARGHEVPGNAFYGYQQITDIGGLAALVGL, translated from the coding sequence ATGAGCTTCCTTCGCCCCAAATTCATTACGTTCGACTGCTACGGTACGCTGACCAACTTCCACATGGGCACGATGACCCGCGAGATCTTCGCTGAGCGCGTCCCGGCGGAGCAGATGGACCAATTCGTCAAGGATTTCTCGGCCTATCGCCTGGACCAGGTCATGGGTGACTGGATGCCTTACGACGAAATTCTCAAGACCGCCCTGGCGCGGACCTGCAAACGTTGGGGCATCGAATACCGCGACGAAGGTCAGCTGTATTACGACGCCGTCCCGACCTGGGGCCCGCACCCGGACGTACCGGCGGGCCTGTCGAAAATCGCCGACAAGATCCCCCTGGTGATTTTTTCCAACGCCAGCGACAGCCAGATCATGTCCAACGTCGACAAGCTCGGCGCGCCGTTCCACAAGGTCTTCACCGCCGAACAGGCCCAAGCCTACAAGCCGCGTCTGGCCGCGTTCGAGTACATGCTCGACAACCTCAACTGCGGCCCGGAAGACATCTTGCATGTGTCCTCCAGCTTCCGTTACGACCTGATGCCGGCCCACGACATGAAGATCAAGAACAAGGCTTTCGTCGCCCGTGGCCATGAAGTGCCGGGCAACGCGTTCTACGGCTACCAGCAGATCACCGATATCGGCGGTCTGGCTGCGTTGGTCGGGCTCTGA
- a CDS encoding ABC transporter substrate-binding protein: MTDNKIDSPLISGQDSMRVFEGLNRGMSRRNALQMLGVAGVAAVGAGSLFGAAGKLFADEAATPGKGKPGGRIRVAGMSSSTADTLDPAKGALSTDYARHYMFYNGLTRFDPHLVPQLELAERIDNTDATLWTITLRKDVTFHNGKTLSAADVVFSLSRHKDPLTGSKVMPLMEQFVEIKATGTNEVQIRLSAPNAELPSILAVSHLLIVPEGTTDFNAGVGTGPFKVKEFKPGVRSVAVRNTGYWKPGLPYLDEIEFIAIGDEASRVNALLSGDVHMINEVNPRSTTRIKASAKHRVVDAPSGNYTDLIIRQDQMPGKSAEFTQAMKHLMDREQIKSAVFRGFAVVGNDHPIAPGSRYYNADLPQTVYDPEKAKFLLKKAGMESISMPLVASPAATGSVDIAVLLQQSAKQAGLKLDVNRLPSDGYWSNHWMKHPLSFGNINPRPNADVMFSQFFQSKAPWNESGWQNDQFDQLLMLARGETDDAKRSKMYADMQTLVHDHCGIGVPVFISNIDGVDQRIKGYGSNPLGGFMGYMFAEQVWLDA, translated from the coding sequence ATGACTGACAACAAGATCGACTCACCCCTGATCTCCGGCCAGGACAGCATGCGCGTGTTCGAAGGCCTCAATCGCGGCATGTCGCGCCGCAACGCCCTGCAAATGCTCGGCGTGGCGGGCGTTGCCGCCGTGGGCGCCGGCAGCCTGTTCGGCGCCGCCGGCAAGCTGTTCGCTGACGAAGCCGCGACCCCGGGCAAAGGCAAACCCGGCGGGCGGATTCGTGTTGCCGGCATGTCCAGCTCCACCGCCGACACCCTCGATCCGGCCAAAGGCGCGCTGTCCACCGACTACGCACGCCACTACATGTTCTACAACGGTCTGACACGTTTTGACCCGCACCTGGTGCCGCAACTGGAACTGGCCGAGCGCATCGATAACACCGACGCGACGCTGTGGACCATCACCCTGCGCAAGGACGTGACCTTCCACAACGGCAAAACCCTTAGCGCCGCCGACGTGGTGTTCTCGCTGTCGCGGCACAAAGACCCGCTGACCGGTTCCAAAGTCATGCCGCTGATGGAGCAGTTCGTCGAGATTAAGGCCACCGGCACCAATGAAGTGCAGATCCGCCTCAGCGCGCCGAACGCCGAGTTGCCGTCGATCCTCGCCGTGTCGCACCTTTTGATCGTTCCCGAAGGCACCACCGACTTTAATGCGGGCGTCGGCACCGGGCCGTTCAAGGTCAAGGAATTCAAACCGGGCGTGCGTTCGGTGGCTGTGCGCAACACCGGCTACTGGAAACCGGGCCTGCCATACCTCGACGAGATCGAATTCATCGCCATTGGCGACGAAGCGTCACGGGTCAACGCGCTGCTGTCTGGCGACGTGCACATGATCAACGAGGTCAACCCGCGTTCCACCACTCGGATCAAGGCCAGCGCCAAGCACCGGGTCGTCGATGCGCCGTCGGGCAACTACACTGACTTGATCATTCGCCAGGACCAGATGCCGGGTAAAAGTGCGGAATTCACTCAGGCGATGAAGCACCTGATGGACCGCGAGCAGATCAAATCCGCGGTGTTCCGTGGCTTTGCCGTGGTCGGTAACGACCATCCGATTGCCCCCGGTTCGCGCTACTACAACGCTGACCTGCCGCAAACCGTCTACGACCCGGAGAAAGCCAAGTTCCTGCTGAAGAAGGCCGGCATGGAAAGCATCAGCATGCCGCTGGTCGCGTCTCCAGCCGCCACCGGTTCGGTGGACATCGCGGTGCTGTTGCAGCAGTCGGCGAAACAGGCCGGGCTCAAGCTTGACGTCAACCGCTTGCCGAGCGACGGCTATTGGTCCAACCACTGGATGAAGCACCCGCTGAGCTTCGGCAACATCAACCCACGGCCGAACGCCGACGTGATGTTCTCGCAGTTCTTCCAGTCGAAGGCGCCGTGGAACGAGTCCGGTTGGCAGAACGACCAGTTCGACCAGTTGCTGATGCTCGCCCGCGGTGAAACCGATGACGCCAAGCGCAGCAAGATGTACGCGGACATGCAAACCCTGGTGCACGACCACTGTGGCATCGGCGTGCCGGTGTTCATCAGCAACATCGATGGCGTCGACCAGCGCATTAAAGGCTACGGCAGCAATCCGCTGGGTGGCTTCATGGGCTACATGTTCGCCGAGCAGGTCTGGCTGGACGCTTGA
- a CDS encoding ABC transporter permease, with the protein MNSNTLWLIGRRLGAAIVTLLIVSMVVFAITAVLPGDAAQQSLGQFATPEQVAALRLKLGLDQPGVLRYLHWLMNLLSGDMGLSVSNAMPVTELMAGRVPNTLMLAAATALVSVPVALVLGIGSAMGRGGRIDSFLSFFTLAMVAVPEFLVATLAVLIFAVNLGWLSALSYASDITSPWQFMRTYALPVMTLCCVIVAQMSRMTRAAVIDQLDSPYVEMARLKGVSPMRIVLRHALPNAIGPIANAIALSLSYLLGGVVIVETIFNYPGIASLMVDAVTNRDMALVQACTMLFCTAYLGLVLIADLCAILSNPRLRNQ; encoded by the coding sequence ATGAATAGCAACACACTGTGGTTGATCGGCCGGCGTCTGGGCGCCGCGATCGTGACCTTGTTGATCGTGTCCATGGTCGTGTTTGCGATCACGGCGGTACTGCCGGGGGACGCGGCGCAACAATCGCTCGGGCAGTTCGCCACACCGGAACAAGTGGCGGCGCTGCGCCTGAAACTGGGGCTCGACCAGCCCGGTGTGCTGCGTTACCTGCACTGGCTGATGAACCTGCTCAGCGGCGACATGGGCTTGTCGGTGTCCAACGCGATGCCGGTCACCGAACTGATGGCCGGCCGCGTACCGAACACGCTGATGCTGGCGGCCGCTACGGCGCTGGTCTCAGTGCCGGTGGCGCTGGTGTTGGGCATCGGTTCGGCGATGGGCCGCGGTGGGCGGATCGACAGCTTTCTGAGCTTCTTCACCCTGGCCATGGTCGCGGTTCCGGAGTTTCTGGTGGCGACCCTGGCGGTGCTGATTTTCGCGGTAAACCTCGGTTGGTTGTCGGCGCTGTCCTATGCCAGCGACATCACCTCGCCGTGGCAATTCATGCGCACCTACGCTTTGCCGGTGATGACGCTGTGCTGCGTGATCGTCGCGCAAATGTCGCGCATGACCCGCGCTGCAGTCATCGATCAACTCGACAGCCCCTACGTGGAAATGGCCCGGCTAAAAGGCGTCAGCCCGATGCGTATCGTGCTGCGCCATGCCTTGCCCAATGCGATCGGGCCGATAGCCAACGCCATCGCCCTGAGCCTTTCGTATCTGCTGGGCGGGGTGGTTATTGTCGAAACAATATTCAACTATCCCGGTATCGCCAGCCTGATGGTCGATGCCGTGACCAACCGTGACATGGCGCTGGTCCAGGCTTGCACCATGCTGTTTTGCACGGCGTACCTGGGGTTGGTGCTGATTGCCGACCTGTGCGCGATTCTGTCCAATCCGAGGCTGAGAAACCAATGA
- a CDS encoding ABC transporter permease — protein MNNLIVKSTPKTPDLSAGKVSHGPAWLGLIGAAMCVVWLLVAIFGPWLAPHPVGEVVSDNVFDSISALYPFGTDYLGRDMLSRVLVGARFTVGLALVAAILASGLGTSCALLSVVSPKWLDEVISRLMDAFISIPSKMLALIMVSAFGSSVTLLICTAVLSFAPGAFRIARSMAVNIEALEYVQVARTRGERRLYIACVEILPNMLNPVLTDLGLRFGFIVLLLSGMSFLGLGVQPPDADLGSLVRENIGGLNQGAPAIVIPALAIGTLTIGVNLFIDRLSSRRSRRTGGH, from the coding sequence ATGAACAATCTCATTGTGAAATCGACGCCCAAGACCCCCGACCTGTCGGCTGGCAAGGTGTCCCATGGCCCGGCATGGCTGGGCCTGATCGGCGCAGCGATGTGTGTGGTCTGGTTGCTGGTGGCGATCTTCGGTCCGTGGCTGGCGCCGCACCCGGTGGGTGAAGTGGTCTCTGACAATGTCTTCGACAGCATCAGTGCGCTTTACCCGTTTGGCACCGATTACCTGGGCCGCGACATGCTCAGCCGGGTGTTGGTTGGCGCGCGGTTTACCGTGGGCCTGGCGTTGGTGGCGGCGATATTGGCCAGTGGCCTGGGCACCAGTTGCGCGCTGCTGTCGGTGGTTTCGCCGAAGTGGCTGGACGAAGTGATCAGTCGCTTGATGGATGCCTTTATCTCGATCCCGAGCAAGATGTTGGCGCTGATCATGGTCTCGGCGTTTGGCTCCTCGGTGACGTTGCTGATCTGCACCGCAGTCCTGAGTTTCGCCCCCGGCGCGTTCCGTATTGCTCGCAGCATGGCGGTGAACATCGAAGCGCTGGAGTACGTGCAAGTCGCCCGCACCCGTGGCGAACGCCGGTTGTACATTGCTTGCGTGGAAATCCTGCCGAACATGCTCAACCCGGTGCTGACTGACCTCGGCCTGCGTTTCGGCTTCATCGTCTTGCTGCTCAGCGGCATGAGCTTCCTCGGCCTCGGTGTACAACCGCCGGATGCCGACCTTGGTTCGCTGGTACGGGAAAACATCGGCGGCCTCAACCAGGGCGCGCCGGCCATCGTGATTCCGGCGCTGGCTATCGGCACGCTGACCATTGGTGTGAATCTGTTTATCGACAGACTGTCGTCCCGACGTAGTCGCCGTACGGGAGGTCATTGA